Genomic window (Pyrus communis chromosome 13, drPyrComm1.1, whole genome shotgun sequence):
atggAAGATATGGCACATAACCGAGCGCAATggtgttctaggattcatacagtcaacctcacttagtgggataaggctttgttgttgttgttgttgttatgaaTACAAAGAGAACTAATCCACTATATATCTATATTATATGACTAACATAGTGAATTTGGACCATAATTTGACAGTTCACATGAATTCTACGAGGCCCACTTATCAAGTTAGGAGATAGTTCATATTGGTTTGTAGTCCCAAAGCCTTGAGAATAACTATAAGCATAATGATCATTGGGTGATGAAAAATCATGTGGATGTGAGACCGTTGTCATTATAGCGACAAAATGAAGAGAAGACCTAGGGCTTGGTGGAGCACTATATAAAGAAAAGCACGGGCAAAAGAGAAGGCCCCAACAACTTCAATCAAAAAGCAAAGATTATTCAATCTCTCTCAAGGAGCAAACCTCTCAAAGAAAGCAAGCAAGCTTTCCATAAAGCATTTCAAAGAGAAGAAGTCCATTCCTTCTCTAAATCTCTCTCAAATCAAATAGTATCGGTGGAGAAGTACCATACTTTCTTCACTCTCTCAAAATCAAAGCAAGCCTTCTTTGGCAAAGCAATAGATTACATTTGCTTTCTCTTGTTAATTTGTTATGTAGCTTTCCACTAATAATTTCCTCTACTAAGTATTTGAATACAATTTCTCTCTTTGAATGAGTTTCATACTCTAAGTTAGTTTCCTACATACAAGAAAATGTGAAGTCCTTAGCATTCAATGCAAAACAGTTCAAAGTTGAGCCTCCCCACTCAACGACACAATCTTTTGGTTAGAAGACACAATCTTTTGGTTAGAAGTCAAATAGGTGTGATATTTCAATGCTTGAAACCTGTCTACTAGTGGCCTCTAGTTGTCGCACACCCTCATTCCCACGATCTACACCTATATATGTTCAATTCCGGGGTGGAACATTATTTAATTGATTTCGATCAACAGTAccaacaaaaaccaaaaccagCGATTAAAAGAGTCGTATTATATGCTAGAAACTCAAAGTCTAAACATCTTCATTAACAATTTGAAATCATGatacaagagaaaaaaaacaagactacatgtttggccaaaaaaaaaaaaagaacttatgACACAAACCGGAGTTATAAAGAACAATATTGTTGCTACGATTCCAGCTAAATATCTAGCAATATTCCATCTTTCTTAGATGAAGCATTTCTACTACTACTCGAGAGGCTCCACTGATCGGAAAATCCCAAACCTGAAACCGAACCACCACTCCCACATTTAGCCACAGTCCTGACACTCTCAATCAATTCCTGAGTCCGACCCTCTTGAGCCAAAATCTCCAACAGGTGCTCTGGACTGATTACCAGCTTCACCTTCCAAAAACTGACGTTATTGTACTTCGAAAATGCCTCGGTGTAAGACCTCTTCATCATTCCATGGTAATCAAGCGACATTCTGTAGGGCGCAGCTAGTGAACAAGTTGGTATGCTGTTTGACCTAACATGGCCTTCCCTCACAATCTGGGCGCTGCCCAAGTGACGACCACTTTGGCTGTTGAGAGGGAGAAGATAGTAATTTTGTCCTGCCAGAAGATCATCATGGTGAGAGAGTGGTTTCCAGAAAAGATCATGGCTTCTGAAAATTCCATGGCCTGGGAATTCCTTGGTGATCAAGCCTACAGTGATTGGCACATAAAATTCCATTATCCCACCATTTGATGTTGTCACTTGAACTACCCCATCTGCATCTCCCAAACCTCCAAACAAGCAATTGCCCATTTATTAAAAATCCCTAACTAAAACCTTGTTGCTCTTGTTGTAGTTATAACTTATAGGCAGCTTATGCCTAGTGACCGGTTGTTTGGAGGGTATAAAAGAGAGGGAAAGTTATGGAGGGAGAGATCTATTCGTCGGTGGGATTCTTCTTGGGAGCTTTTCTCAACCAAACAGAGaatattaaaaacaagaaaattaaaggATATACAAAAAGGAAAGAGGTATTCaacaatttcccccctgaacttgtgaccattggccaatttccccctctcaactttaattttggccaatttgccccctcaactctcataattagtcaatttcccccttcaactttaatttggccaatttcccccctcaactctcaaaattagtcaatttgcaccctactgttaatttttttttttttaattttccatctattcttttcttaattttcaatctttctaataacttccaacaaagtactaaaattaacataaactcacttgcataatatagggtaaaatatacaaaaacataatacaattagtatgtgatatgggttgattataagaaaaagttatgaatcgggtttaaagcatgtagaagaagaaataataacaaaaagaaataataatcctaaacttATGGATCAgacctatttcaataaaatgcgtttttcttaataaggagtcgaaaattatgaatagactagccATTTTTTTCACTAAACCTCGATTCTTtgcaatttacttgaacttagctttcacttttataaagaaaattgtattcacatacaaaaatttacacatcaatccttttcattatcaattttgtatagtcaaaaatcaaatcaaattactccatactgatttactatgactaataatactatctatgataaattgtaaaattctaaattttaatctatttgtaataggataaagatataggaacatgattaacatacatcttatttagtttcttacacacacttgtttaattatgatcaaattaaaaaattaacagtagggtgcaaattgactaattataaaagttgaggggggaaattggctaaattaaagttgaggggggaaattgactaattatgagagttgaggggggaaattggccaaaattaaagttgaggggggaaattggctaacaGTCACAAGTTAAGGGGGGAATTTGATGAATACCTCAAAAGGAAAAGTAGTGTGACAAAAGAAGGCCACTACTGTGATCACAGTGTATATAATATGTGTTTTATATGGTACGGTGATGCAAgaaatggttgaaaaatgatAATAGTTGGTA
Coding sequences:
- the LOC137712297 gene encoding uncharacterized protein; the protein is MGNCLFGGLGDADGVVQVTTSNGGIMEFYVPITVGLITKEFPGHGIFRSHDLFWKPLSHHDDLLAGQNYYLLPLNSQSGRHLGSAQIVREGHVRSNSIPTCSLAAPYRMSLDYHGMMKRSYTEAFSKYNNVSFWKVKLVISPEHLLEILAQEGRTQELIESVRTVAKCGSGGSVSGLGFSDQWSLSSSSRNASSKKDGILLDI